The following proteins are co-located in the bacterium genome:
- a CDS encoding Xaa-Pro peptidase family protein encodes MTNFEKIALNYTITPESEIRSRISRFQELLREKEIRAAILLQLIDRFYFSGTIQDGVLIIPAQGDPRYLCRRSIERAKTETPLEVLPFTSFKEIPLSLEDLGALHAVRLGLELDVIPAALFTRFGALVPEADWQDLGPLVREMRAVKSAWEIERIRAAGVQVGKVIDTARESLVEGMREVEFASILEKRARELGHQGILRMRGFNQELFYGHIISGEHSALMSHIDAPSGGMGMNPSVAQGAGFRTIRRGDPVSVDFVGNAGGYLIDQTRLMVIGELGEGLAEAFRQARDIQDRVIEAAKPGSAWSALYDIARGAAEEFGVQDRFMGPPGEQVRFVGHGVGLEVDEYPFLAPRLERPLEPGMVFALEPKIFLPGVGIAGIEDTFLVTDGGVERLTVTEREIIKV; translated from the coding sequence ATGACCAATTTCGAGAAGATTGCCCTCAACTACACCATCACCCCCGAGTCGGAGATCCGTTCACGGATTTCACGGTTCCAGGAACTTCTCCGGGAAAAGGAGATCAGGGCCGCCATTCTCCTCCAGCTCATCGACCGGTTCTACTTTTCCGGGACCATTCAGGACGGTGTGCTCATCATCCCCGCCCAGGGCGATCCCCGCTACCTGTGCCGCCGGAGCATCGAAAGGGCGAAAACGGAGACGCCCCTGGAAGTGCTGCCCTTTACCAGTTTCAAGGAGATCCCTCTTTCCCTGGAAGACCTCGGAGCCCTGCACGCCGTCAGGCTGGGCCTCGAGCTGGACGTCATCCCGGCGGCCTTGTTCACCCGGTTCGGAGCCCTCGTGCCCGAGGCCGACTGGCAGGACCTTGGCCCCCTCGTCCGGGAGATGCGGGCGGTCAAGTCGGCCTGGGAGATCGAGCGGATCCGGGCTGCCGGGGTCCAGGTCGGCAAGGTCATCGACACGGCGAGGGAAAGCCTCGTCGAGGGGATGAGGGAGGTTGAGTTCGCGTCCATCCTGGAAAAACGGGCGCGTGAGCTTGGGCACCAGGGAATCCTGAGGATGAGGGGGTTTAACCAGGAGCTTTTTTACGGCCACATCATCTCCGGGGAGCATTCGGCCCTGATGTCCCACATCGATGCTCCTTCCGGGGGGATGGGGATGAACCCCTCCGTCGCCCAGGGGGCCGGGTTCAGGACCATCCGCCGCGGTGACCCCGTGAGCGTAGATTTCGTAGGCAATGCGGGCGGGTACCTCATCGACCAGACCCGGCTCATGGTCATCGGGGAACTGGGTGAGGGGTTGGCCGAAGCGTTCCGCCAGGCCAGGGACATTCAGGACCGTGTGATCGAGGCGGCAAAGCCGGGGTCAGCCTGGAGCGCTCTTTACGATATCGCCCGAGGTGCGGCTGAAGAGTTCGGCGTCCAGGACCGTTTCATGGGCCCTCCCGGTGAACAGGTCAGGTTCGTTGGCCACGGCGTAGGGCTGGAGGTGGACGAGTACCCGTTCCTCGCTCCCAGGCTTGAAAGGCCCCTGGAACCGGGGATGGTGTTCGCGTTGGAGCCCAAGATCTTTCTGCCCGGTGTGGGCATCGCCGGCATCGAGGACACGTTCCTGGTTACGGATGGTGGGGTGGAGCGGCTTACCGTGACGGAAAGGGAGATCATAAAAGTGTAG